Below is a genomic region from Leptospira venezuelensis.
AAAGGGCGAATCGAATTGTTCTACCTTTCTAGTCTATGCCCCGAAAACAAATCTTTCATACCATATGGGGAAATTAAGGGACGCAGGGATGATCTTCACTCGATATGAAGGAACTCAGAGATTTTCTATCATCCGTAAGGACGATCTGGAAAAAAAATTCCCAGGTCTACTCGACACAATTCTAAAAAGTGCAAAGATAGAAAGTGATAAAGAAGAAGTCTCCGAGATCAAAGTCTAACACCAGACTTAACCTTTCATTAATTGTAAACCTTGCGCTACGTTAACCACAGGTTTATATCCTAATTCTTTTTTAGCCTTATCGATACGGATCGTACATTCTTTTCCCATAATATCCACCGGGAATCTCATCATTGGAGGTTCTTTACGAATTCCGAATATTCTCCAGATGCCTTCCACAATCATTGCTAAAAATCCAGCAAGTGCAGAAGGAATTGATGCTTGGGGAAGTTCAATCCCTTGAGTTTGCATCATCTCCGTTAGAAATGTTTTAACCGTTTTATCTTCATCATCGGTGATGAAGTATATTTGACCTGGTACACCCTTGGTTAAAGCGAGTTCGGTTGCATGAACTAAATTTGGAATGCAGGTCACCGAAGTTTTTGCTCTTCCTCCATCTAACCACATAAATTTTCCTTCTGACACCATCTTTTTGAGTACAGGAAGAACGGAAGTATCTCCCGGGCCCCAAACTAGTCTTGGTCTCAATGCAATTGTTTCAAAACCAGGACGATTAGCGGAAACCACCCTTCTCTCTGCTTCTCCTTTGCTGCGGCTATAATAGTAAGGAGTTTGTTTAGGATAAGGATAAGTCTCATCTATTTGGACCATATCCTGTCCGTGAAATAGAGCTGCCTCTGTTCCCATATGTATAAATCGTTTAACTCCAGCTTTTTGAGAAGCTTCCAATAGCCGAGTTGTTCCTTCTACGTTTCCTTTCCAAAAATCTTGGTAACTGCCCCATGGACCAACAAACGCAGCACAATGTATTACGATATCTATTCCGGCTAAGTCTTGTGCGTTAATGGACTCTAAACTTCCACTCACTATTTCAAAACCTTGCTTCGCTAAGGCAGAGTCCGTCTTAGCAGATCTGGACAATACTTTTACCTTATGTTTCTCTTTTAGATGACGAGCGATCGCTCCGCCTACAAATCCGGAAGCCCCAGTGATGAATAAATTCATATATTCTCCAGGAACCTATTCTTAAATGGAAAGTTTTGGAAGTATACTAGAAAAACTGAAAGTCGTTGACCTTTTATAGTTTTAAAAAGAGAATTCTACTTATTCTTTTTAGGTGCAGAAGAATATGGATCTTTTTCAAAAATATAATATTTTTATTCTATTAAATCTATTCTTAATTTCGAATTTGCAGGCTTCAGAAGAAATTCAAAAAAACGGAACTTCTGAAAAGAAAAAACAAAAATTCGAATTATTATTAAAAAGACAAACTTATAGTTTTGTTCCCTATAATTTTACTTCTTACTCCGAAAAAACGACTCCTAATGAATCCATAGAAACAAGCCATCTGCAACAAAACCAAAAAGTATTAGTCCCTGCAGTATTCAGTTATGAAAATTACGAAAAAAATTATAGAGCTGAGATCTCTTATTATGAGGTGGAATTGGTAAATCCGAATTCAAACGTGATCCGGTCCAACCCAAGCGGCATATCAGCGGAAAGATTTTATTATTCCCCTTTGGCAAGATCAGAGTTTGAAGCAAATTTTTATAAGATCATTTCCCCGACACAAAACTGGAATTTATATTTAGGTGGAGGACTTCGTAATATCAATAAGTACACCTACGGCAAATACATGTTAGACGGTGCTTTCCAGGAATATTTTTATACCTATGGACCTCAGGTTTCTATCCAATCTTCCTACCAATTTATGGAGAATTTTTCCGCCAATCTAAGTCTGGATGTTTTTTATACAGAAGGAACCAGATTTTTTAAGACCCCAATTCTTTCTCCGGATACTCTGGTTTTTACAAATGGAAGCGCTGGAACCAAAGGGATTTTTAGAGGTTACGAGTCCGAAATTTCTCTCCAATATAAATTTCATGAGAACATGAAATTTCATTTGGGGTACAACCAAATATATTCTTACTTTAGTTATCTACACTTTGATCAATTGAACCTGAGCTATAATATATCTTCGCCTTCTTCGATCTCGATCAGCAACGGATCAAAATCAGGAAACTATGAGATTTTAAGAGGATTCTTCTTAGGGTTTTCAGTCTTTTTTTAAAATCATCATTCTGCAAATTTCTATACAGGTTTTTGGCGAGGAATAAACTGGAGACCAGATATTAGAATGAGGCCATTTGTCTTTCATTTACTAGTTCTCTTGGTTTTTATGGGATGTTCTCAGAAAACCGAGGTTTATTCTCCACAAGCAAAAGACGGAATTTTAGATCTTAGAAATTGGGATAGAGATCGGTTCTCTACAGTTTCTTTAGACGGAGATTGGGAATTTGCAGATGGAGTTATAGCTCCTGAATCCTTTGCAAAAGATGGATTCATCCCTGTTCCTGGTTCCTGGAACTCATTTACAAAAAACGGCAAAATACATGAGGGAGAAGGTGTAGGCACTTACAAACTCAAAGTTTTACTGGATAAGCCAGTAAAAGATCTATCTTTCCAAATTGGAGATATATCAACAGCATTCAAACTTTTCCTAAATGGAAAGCTGCTCATCGAAAATGGAAAAGTTGGAAATTCGAGATCAGAAATGATCCCCTCTTATAAACATCCAATAGTTCTAATAAATGAAGAAACAAAAGAGTTAGAACTCACGTTACAAATATCAAATTTTTATCATATAACCGGCGGGCTTCGCAAATCCATTAAACTTGGAAATACATTAGCAGTATTCGAAGAGAAGAAGAGACAGATCGCGCTTGGATGGGTAGTCTTTGGCGCAACATTTTTCATGGGCCTTTATCATTTAATCTTATTTTTAATGAGAAGAGTGGATAAATCTGCACTTTGGTTCGGATTGTTCTGTATTGATCTAAGTGTCAGAGGATTTTTCACTGGATCAGTTTTTATATACGAAGTTACACCAGATTCTTTCTGGGTCTTTATCCACAAACTGGATATTTTGACTTTCGTTTTAGCTCTCCCCCTATTTTCCGTTTTTCTAAAAGCAGTATTTCCTGATGAAAAGTTCCACTATTATTTTAATAATATATTCATAATTGTTAGCCTGGCATTTTTTATCTTAGTTCTTGCACTTCCTTCCACGGAATACATGAACTATATTAGGATATTCCAAGGTTTCGTAGGAGTAAGCATAATTTATTTTTTTATAATGATTGCACTCTGTATTTTTAGAAGGAGAGAAGGTGCCATTTTATTCGCAGTTGGTTCCTTGATCTTGTTCCTAACCACATTAAACGATATTTTAAACCAAAGTTTGATCATAAAGGCTGAATATTTAGCAAGCTGGGGGCTTCTCGCATTCTTATTTTCTCAAACAGTAATGTTATCCATCAGATTTTCAAATGCATTCGTAAGATTAGAAGAACTACAAAAATCTCTGGAACAAAAAGTAACAGAAAGAACTAAACAATTAGCTGAAGCAAAACATCTCGCAGAAGAAGCAAACTCACTTAAGGACACATTCTTATCCTTAGTGACACACGATCTAAGATCACCTATCACAACAGTGATAGGTATCCTGCATTTGATTCGAAACGACTACAAACAATTGGATGATGAATCCCTATTAGAATGGATCGATAGAGCAGAATATACTTCTTCTCAGTCTTTAGAAATGATCGCGACACTTTTAGATCTTAACAGACTTAAATCCGGTTCTTTTCCCTTAGATAATAGTTTGATTTATGTATATCCAGAAGTAGAAGGAGTATTAGCAAAACTTCTTCCTCAAGCAGAAGCAAAAAAGATCCAGATCATAAATCAGATCCCAGACGATGTAAAATTAAACGTAGATCGAACCCTATTTTCCGAAATCTTTATAAACTTAATTTCGAATTCCATAAAGTTCTGCAAAGAGAATGATAAGATTAGTATAGGATTTTCTAATGAGAAGAATGATCCGGAATTTTTCGTTGAAGACACTGGGGTCGGTATGCCAAAAGATATGATCCCAAATCTATTCTTAACAGAAATCAAATCCACTCGATTAGGAACTAAAAACGAATCGGGAACAGGTTTAGGCCTGCCTTTAGTTTATAGCATCATAAAAGCATATAATGGAAAAATTTCGGTCGAATCTGAAGAGAAAAAAGGAAGCAAATTTACTTTTAGCATTCCTAGAGTTTAGGAATTTCTGGAACAAATATCACAATTTTCGCAAGTATGGAATGTGGCACCAAAATATTCGTATAAGAACTCTCTTCTGCATTTTTCTGACTTTAAATACATCAGCATCTGATATAACCGATTCAAACTCGCCTTTTTTCGTTCTTCCAAAACTTTAGGATCTGTTAAAATTTGCGGTAACTCCCCGCGCAAAACAAGAGACTTTCTCTCCAAATCTCCGGAAGTCACTCCATGTCTTTCAAAAAGATTGAGAACTGTTTGTAAACGGTGGTCTCCGCGATTTTTATGCACCACCATCGCCTGCAATTCTTCATGCTCAAGAGAGGACAATTTTTCGCCTACAGACTTAAAGACACGATGAACTCGGATCATAAAATTCTCATCCGGATTCTGCCATTCAATAAAATCCATAAGAACAGATAAGTCGTCTTGGTTATAAAATAGAAGACAATCAGAAGGATTGCCATCTCGTCCTGCTCTTCCTATCTCCTGGTAATAAGATTCCAAAGAAGAAGGTAGTTCTGCATGAATGATGGTACGAATATTCGCCTTATCAACGCCCATCCCGAATGCATTCGTTGCTAAAAGCAAAGTATCTTTAGAATTTAGAAAATCATTTTGTATTTTTCTTCTCTTATCTGAGGGCAATAATCCATGATACACTCGATACCGGATCTTCTCTATATCCAAAAGTTCTGAAAAAGTTTCTATATTTTTGATTAGGTTAAAATATACGATAGTATTCCCTTTCAGATTTTTCAGATAAGAGATCAATTCTTTAGTTTTAGAGGAAGAATCTACAAAAGTCCTAACTTCCAAATAAAGATTTGGTCTCGAAATACCTTCATTATAAACCTCGACTTGCGACTCGGATAAACCGATCTGCTTTATTATATCTTTTTGGATCTCTTTCGTTGCCGTAGCTGTTAAAGCAATGACCCTGGGATATTTTAAGATCTTTCTAAATTCTGAAATTTTAGTATAGTCGG
It encodes:
- a CDS encoding ArsR/SmtB family transcription factor, giving the protein MSKQPTHPNLDQIELNSIFEAVSDPIRRKILLDLSEKGESNCSTFLVYAPKTNLSYHMGKLRDAGMIFTRYEGTQRFSIIRKDDLEKKFPGLLDTILKSAKIESDKEEVSEIKV
- a CDS encoding NAD-dependent epimerase/dehydratase family protein, with protein sequence MNLFITGASGFVGGAIARHLKEKHKVKVLSRSAKTDSALAKQGFEIVSGSLESINAQDLAGIDIVIHCAAFVGPWGSYQDFWKGNVEGTTRLLEASQKAGVKRFIHMGTEAALFHGQDMVQIDETYPYPKQTPYYYSRSKGEAERRVVSANRPGFETIALRPRLVWGPGDTSVLPVLKKMVSEGKFMWLDGGRAKTSVTCIPNLVHATELALTKGVPGQIYFITDDEDKTVKTFLTEMMQTQGIELPQASIPSALAGFLAMIVEGIWRIFGIRKEPPMMRFPVDIMGKECTIRIDKAKKELGYKPVVNVAQGLQLMKG
- a CDS encoding LA_2444/LA_4059 family outer membrane protein codes for the protein MDLFQKYNIFILLNLFLISNLQASEEIQKNGTSEKKKQKFELLLKRQTYSFVPYNFTSYSEKTTPNESIETSHLQQNQKVLVPAVFSYENYEKNYRAEISYYEVELVNPNSNVIRSNPSGISAERFYYSPLARSEFEANFYKIISPTQNWNLYLGGGLRNINKYTYGKYMLDGAFQEYFYTYGPQVSIQSSYQFMENFSANLSLDVFYTEGTRFFKTPILSPDTLVFTNGSAGTKGIFRGYESEISLQYKFHENMKFHLGYNQIYSYFSYLHFDQLNLSYNISSPSSISISNGSKSGNYEILRGFFLGFSVFF
- a CDS encoding sensor histidine kinase, whose amino-acid sequence is MRPFVFHLLVLLVFMGCSQKTEVYSPQAKDGILDLRNWDRDRFSTVSLDGDWEFADGVIAPESFAKDGFIPVPGSWNSFTKNGKIHEGEGVGTYKLKVLLDKPVKDLSFQIGDISTAFKLFLNGKLLIENGKVGNSRSEMIPSYKHPIVLINEETKELELTLQISNFYHITGGLRKSIKLGNTLAVFEEKKRQIALGWVVFGATFFMGLYHLILFLMRRVDKSALWFGLFCIDLSVRGFFTGSVFIYEVTPDSFWVFIHKLDILTFVLALPLFSVFLKAVFPDEKFHYYFNNIFIIVSLAFFILVLALPSTEYMNYIRIFQGFVGVSIIYFFIMIALCIFRRREGAILFAVGSLILFLTTLNDILNQSLIIKAEYLASWGLLAFLFSQTVMLSIRFSNAFVRLEELQKSLEQKVTERTKQLAEAKHLAEEANSLKDTFLSLVTHDLRSPITTVIGILHLIRNDYKQLDDESLLEWIDRAEYTSSQSLEMIATLLDLNRLKSGSFPLDNSLIYVYPEVEGVLAKLLPQAEAKKIQIINQIPDDVKLNVDRTLFSEIFINLISNSIKFCKENDKISIGFSNEKNDPEFFVEDTGVGMPKDMIPNLFLTEIKSTRLGTKNESGTGLGLPLVYSIIKAYNGKISVESEEKKGSKFTFSIPRV
- a CDS encoding RecQ family ATP-dependent DNA helicase, with the translated sequence MFDLNELKEKFGVSEFRSSQEKIIRDVLKGKNCLVIMPTGMGKSLCYQLPALALEELTVVISPLIALMQDQVDKLKSLGIDAEFVNSSISKKERNLRYENLKNGKYKILYVSPERFRKFHFLEIFKTRKVSLLVVDEAHCISQWGHDFRPDYTKISEFRKILKYPRVIALTATATKEIQKDIIKQIGLSESQVEVYNEGISRPNLYLEVRTFVDSSSKTKELISYLKNLKGNTIVYFNLIKNIETFSELLDIEKIRYRVYHGLLPSDKRRKIQNDFLNSKDTLLLATNAFGMGVDKANIRTIIHAELPSSLESYYQEIGRAGRDGNPSDCLLFYNQDDLSVLMDFIEWQNPDENFMIRVHRVFKSVGEKLSSLEHEELQAMVVHKNRGDHRLQTVLNLFERHGVTSGDLERKSLVLRGELPQILTDPKVLEERKKASLNRLYQMLMYLKSEKCRREFLYEYFGATFHTCENCDICSRNS